The following coding sequences are from one Kosakonia sp. H02 window:
- a CDS encoding hemolysin III family protein — translation MVKQPLIAQGYTLAEEIANSISHGIGLVFGIVGLVLLLVQAVDSNASTIAITSYALYGGSMILLFLASTLYHAIPHQRAKAWLKKFDHCAIYLLIAGTYTPFLLVGLDSPLARGLMIVIWSLALVGILFKLTIAHRFKVLSLVTYLMMGWLSLIVIYQLATRLSVGGVTLLAVGGLVYSLGVIFYVCKRIPYNHAIWHGFVLGGSVCHFLAIYLYVGQI, via the coding sequence ATGGTTAAGCAACCATTAATCGCACAGGGATATACACTGGCAGAGGAGATTGCCAACAGCATCAGTCACGGTATCGGGCTGGTGTTCGGGATTGTGGGTCTGGTGCTGCTGCTGGTGCAGGCGGTAGACAGCAATGCCAGTACCATAGCCATTACCAGTTATGCACTTTATGGCGGCAGCATGATCCTGCTGTTTCTGGCCTCGACGCTTTACCACGCCATTCCGCATCAGCGGGCCAAAGCCTGGCTGAAGAAATTTGACCACTGCGCCATCTATCTGTTGATTGCCGGAACCTACACTCCGTTTTTACTGGTCGGGCTGGATTCGCCGCTGGCGCGCGGGCTGATGATTGTTATCTGGAGCCTCGCTCTGGTGGGGATCCTGTTTAAGCTCACCATTGCTCACCGTTTCAAAGTGCTGTCACTGGTGACTTACCTGATGATGGGCTGGCTGTCACTGATTGTGATTTATCAACTTGCTACGCGGCTGTCAGTTGGCGGCGTAACGCTGCTAGCGGTGGGTGGTCTGGTTTATTCGCTCGGCGTGATTTTTTACGTCTGCAAGCGCATCCCTTATAACCATGCCATCTGGCACGGTTTTGTGCTCGGCGGCAGTGTCTGCCATTTCCTGGCCATTTATTTGTACGTGGGGCAGATTTAA
- a CDS encoding MurR/RpiR family transcriptional regulator, which produces MFTHSAIASLNNLEMMVYNFVVKNRDKVMYMTIRELADAAGVSTTTVLRFCRKLSCEGYSEFRVRFKLYLEQNEPPQANFGASEVMSFFKSVNNDEFDTLLDNTVDIILSSERIIFVGAGTSGALAKYGARFFSNIGKFSNHIDDPYFPVTNDMAKNALAIVLSVSGETEEILRFASQFSLHHCKVLSITSHEHSRLAKLADFNISWHVPQMRISGGYDITTQIPVVYILESLGRKLAKKIA; this is translated from the coding sequence ATGTTTACTCACTCTGCCATTGCCAGCCTCAACAACCTGGAGATGATGGTTTATAACTTTGTGGTCAAAAATCGCGACAAAGTGATGTATATGACGATCCGCGAGCTGGCCGACGCAGCAGGTGTCTCCACAACCACGGTGCTGCGCTTTTGCCGCAAGCTGAGTTGCGAAGGGTACTCGGAATTTCGCGTGCGCTTTAAATTGTATTTAGAGCAGAACGAGCCGCCGCAAGCTAATTTTGGGGCCAGCGAAGTGATGAGCTTTTTTAAAAGCGTGAATAACGATGAATTTGACACATTATTAGATAACACCGTCGACATCATATTATCTTCCGAACGCATTATATTTGTCGGTGCAGGAACATCTGGTGCACTGGCGAAATATGGCGCACGCTTCTTTTCTAATATTGGTAAATTCAGTAACCATATCGATGATCCTTATTTTCCGGTCACCAATGATATGGCGAAAAACGCGCTGGCAATTGTCCTTTCTGTCTCTGGCGAGACCGAAGAGATCCTGCGTTTCGCCAGCCAGTTCAGCCTGCACCACTGCAAAGTGCTCTCCATTACCAGCCATGAACATTCGCGCCTGGCAAAACTGGCCGACTTTAATATTTCCTGGCATGTGCCACAAATGCGTATTTCCGGTGGTTACGATATTACAACGCAAATACCGGTGGTTTATATTCTGGAGTCTCTGG